A portion of the Candidatus Hydrogenedentota bacterium genome contains these proteins:
- a CDS encoding MATE family efflux transporter, whose protein sequence is MKAFDHELISGSPARSVWKLAWPLIMLNLVNGVHGLVDHVLVGHFVPDETKAANAAIGVAWQVFLVLVVFIASLFHGMNVLMARYAGKQDRERMSRVAYETFLAAVIALVFIIGPTGYLLAPRLLDFVRAEPHVQQYALPYLRILFACGAPLFLMLMITGAFQASGDPKTPLKLGILTTVLNVVISFVLITVFDMGTVGAALGTVLAPFVTVVVAIALVLRGKMIIHPPARFHLLPDLRVLKVVVRIGIPTGIQGVLLNLGGVLLLRYIGSLPGSAAAQAAYTICYSQLFSLVTWTSFGLRAATGTLSGQNIGAGKPERARACVYHAALFGGVWAGAVGLLFWLLPEQLLALFDAARGDVLLYGRALLRTLSVSGIFLATTLAFTGGLQGAGETKMPMYIAFLTQIVILLGICQALLSLDMLTPNRIWMAILVSHCARLVMTYGVFRMGAWTRIKVELEH, encoded by the coding sequence ATGAAAGCGTTTGATCACGAGCTTATCTCCGGCAGCCCGGCCCGGTCCGTGTGGAAGCTGGCGTGGCCGCTGATCATGCTGAATCTCGTGAACGGCGTGCATGGGCTGGTCGACCACGTGCTCGTGGGCCATTTCGTGCCGGATGAAACCAAGGCGGCAAACGCCGCCATCGGCGTCGCGTGGCAGGTCTTTCTGGTGCTCGTCGTGTTTATTGCCTCGCTCTTTCACGGGATGAACGTGCTCATGGCCCGGTATGCGGGCAAGCAGGACCGCGAACGGATGAGCCGCGTGGCCTATGAGACGTTCCTCGCCGCCGTCATCGCGTTAGTGTTCATTATCGGCCCGACGGGCTATCTCCTTGCGCCGCGGCTGCTCGATTTTGTGCGGGCCGAGCCGCACGTGCAGCAGTATGCCCTGCCCTATCTGCGTATCCTGTTCGCGTGCGGCGCGCCGCTTTTTCTCATGCTCATGATCACCGGCGCGTTTCAGGCGTCGGGCGATCCGAAGACGCCGCTGAAGCTGGGCATACTCACGACGGTCCTGAACGTGGTAATCAGCTTTGTCCTGATTACGGTCTTTGACATGGGCACGGTGGGCGCGGCCCTTGGCACCGTGCTGGCCCCGTTCGTGACCGTGGTGGTGGCGATCGCGCTCGTACTGCGCGGCAAGATGATTATCCATCCGCCCGCCCGCTTTCATCTGCTGCCTGACTTGCGCGTGCTCAAGGTGGTCGTGCGCATCGGCATTCCCACCGGCATCCAGGGCGTGCTCTTGAATCTGGGCGGCGTGCTCCTGCTCCGGTATATCGGATCGCTGCCGGGCAGCGCCGCCGCGCAGGCCGCCTACACGATCTGCTATTCGCAACTTTTTTCGCTGGTCACGTGGACCTCGTTCGGGCTCCGTGCGGCCACGGGCACGCTCTCGGGACAGAATATTGGCGCGGGCAAGCCCGAGCGCGCGCGCGCGTGCGTCTATCACGCCGCGCTTTTCGGCGGTGTCTGGGCCGGCGCCGTGGGACTGCTCTTCTGGCTGCTGCCGGAGCAGCTGCTGGCGCTCTTCGACGCGGCGCGCGGCGATGTGCTGCTCTATGGGCGCGCGCTGTTGCGAACCCTGAGCGTCTCCGGCATATTTCTCGCCACGACCCTCGCGTTCACGGGCGGGCTTCAAGGCGCAGGCGAGACCAAGATGCCCATGTACATTGCCTTTCTCACGCAGATCGTAATCCTGCTCGGCATCTGTCAGGCGCTGCTGTCCTTGGACATGCTCACGCCGAACCGCATCTGGATGGCGATCCTCGTGTCGCATTGCGCCCGCCTCGTCATGACCTATGGCGTGTT